CTGGTGACGGCAGCATCGCCCAAATTGACCCAGCTAAAAAGAATGCTGTAAAACATACCAGAAGGTGTCGCCAAAGAAAACGCTGCATGGATAAGTTTTATACAAATTTCAAATGGGACGTGAATAGAGTAGTTTTTATTGTAAAGAGTAGATGAAAACTTATTCTTCTTTACATTTGTTTACTTTAATCTAATATAGCTAAAACTGGAAGCACCACCATTCTAAGAATGAGCATAAGCACCATTCTTAACTGACAACGCTAAATTAGAATTTCCTAGAGCTTGTTACCAATTTTCGTTGGTTTGGCTACAAATTGGTGAGTGTACACCGTCATCAGGAAGCAAGGGCGAGTCATACAGGGAATCAATCTGCTTACCCTGTTATGGACAGACGCAGATCACCATATTTCCTGTGAATTATCAGAAAACTCGTTCCTACAATCACAAACCTATTCTTAATGCCAGGCACGAAAGAAGGTATTGTCCTCCCAAACAGCAGCAGTGCGTTGCTCAATTGCTGCCAACTCCTGAGCAGAAAGTGGCTGGAAAGCCTGAGCTACACTGATATTATGTTCTAACTGGGCTACCGTCTCCGCTGCAATGACGCAACACTGAACTCCCGGCTGAGACATGACATATCCTAGTGCCTGATGCATTCCATCGAGCCCACCGGGCTTAAATAAACGACCGTAAGCTGGTACCTTCATAGCAATAACGCCCACATTTTGCTGCTGAGCGATTGGCAGCACCACTGGAAGGAAAGGGCGTGGGTGGTGTTTATCAGCCGCATTGACAGGAATCAGTGTGGTATGAAATGGATATCGCCGTAAACCTTCTGCAATTACAGCAGGTTCGTGATGACCAGTAATGCCAGAAAACCGGACGAGCTTCTGCTGTATGGCTTCTTCTAAGGCTTGAATCGCTCCATTTGAGCCAAAGATGGTGTCTAGCTCTTCCTGGAAAGAGACGTGATGCATTTGCCATAGGTTTAGATAATCAGTTTTTAGGCGCTTGAGCGATCGCTCTAATTCTCGCCACGCGCCATCCCGATCTCTGGCATCCGTCTTACTAGCTAAAAACAGGCTTGAGCGATGCGGTGGCAGCACTTTCCCCAAATAGTCTTCGCTCGGTCCGTAGTTAGCAGCAGTGTCAAAGTAACGAATATCCAGTTCGAGTGCTCTTTGAATAATTGCTACCGCATCAGCCTCTGCTCCCTCCCACGATAGCGGCGTTTGACCTGCTCCCCCCAATCCGAAAATGGGTACTTTGATTCCAGTGCGTCCCAGCGCTCGTTCTGGTATCGTCGCTGTTGGTTTAGCAGTGTCAGTTGAATTCTGAACAGCTGGTTTAGCGGAGCTGATTAGATTCTGTTGCAATGCAGCAGTTCCCACAATACCGCCAGCGGCAGCAGCACTGGTCATCAGAAAATCGCGCCGTGTCGTTTTTTCTGTCACGATCAGCTCCTTTAGTGTTGAAGACTCTGAGGACGATCAGTTTCTTTCCAGATCTTAGCTAGGATCGAATAGATGTTTGGTCGGGATGATCCAGGGCAGAACGCATATTCAAAGACAGCATCACGCGTGAAATGCCGGTGAACAGAACGCTGGCACCAACCAAGGTTCCGATCAGCCAAGGCGCATCGAAGGGCCACTGGAACCAAATCATTCCGCCTAACAGTAGGGTAATAATGCTGTCCCCCAGTACCCATGTCCAGTTCTGTTGCGGGCGCAACCGGAATGCCAGGATCAGCTCGAACACGCCTTCAGTTAGCAAAAAGCTACCGAGCAACAGAGTCAGCGTGAGTACACCGGTTAAGGGGTAAAAAAACAACATCACGCCTGTCGCAATATAGAGGATACTCAACACCAGCTTCCAAACGAAGCCTCCCTGATCGCGAGTTTGAAACGCGTAGAACAGCTTGGCAGAGCCCGCAGAGATCAGAATCAAACCAATCCAAGACTCAACGACAATCGTCGAGAAAGCAGGCAGAGCGATCGCTGCAATCCCCAAACCAATTAGCAGAGCACCAACCAAGAGTGATCGGTTAACCCTTTTCTTAGTGTCCGTAGAAATATCGGTTGTCATACAAATTTTTTCCCTAGCTTAAGTGAGTTCTATGCTCAGGCTAAGAAATTTCTCAACAACTGGGTACAACCCTAAGGTAGACCCCCTACCCCAATACGCTCTATCCGCTGAGCTGCTTTTACCCCTTGAGTGAATCCTCTCAAATAGCCTGATAATAATTCCAGAGGGCGATCGCTCCTACATACCCTTTAGTTTTAGAGCCAACGGCGTACCCTATAATGTCCAGTTTTCCTTTAAAAGTTCCAGAAGCAGTAACGTTTGAGCAGGCTATTGCTCTGACTCAATCCTTACTATCTCAAGCAGAAGCAGGTGAACTATCACAGCCAGAAATAGCAACTGTCATTGCTGAGCTAGTCAAAACTGAAAACGGTGCTAGAGGTTTTTTCGTTACTTACCTAACATCTGAAACGTCAGTTGTAGATAATCCCTCAACTCATGTTGTGCAGGCATTGCAGACAAGTCCAGAAGTAGTGGCAGAGCTATTGGTTAAAAATTTGGCAATGTCAGCGGCACAGGCAGTGTTCCACCGTAGGAATCAGAACCAAGAGATGGCTCAGGGTTCAGAGCAAGTGCGTCAGCGTACAGTTCATTTGATCGAACTGCTTGAGCTTCCCGCTGTAAGCGATCGCTTACAGCAGCTACTGGAAACTGCGGCTACGGCAGAGGGCAGATATAAAGCTTTTCTGGAACGCTGGAATTACGATAACGAACAACGGCAGGTAATCTGCCAGGTAGTGCAGCAGGTGATTTCTGAGTTGAAATCATGAAGCGCGTTTCCCCTGCAAAACTTGCCAGTGTGCCAGTTGAAAGACCGGAATTTAGGGTCATCTATCTGTAGAAATCATCAGGCACACTAAGGTGAGGAATTGCCACCATCTCTAGTTATAGAGAGGTTGAGTACATGTGTGGTAACAGTGGGGGAGAGAAGAGATGCTTCAGAAACTATTGCTAGCCGTGACGATAACTTTTACCCTAAATTTATTTTTGGGAGTCCACTACGCTGCCAACACCACTACTGTAACTAAAGCTTATCTAGCAGGAATGTCGACTTTTTCTAACTCAAGATGACCAATCTGTGAGCAATAGGGTAGCTTAATGACCGTCCCACAGATGAAAAACAAAGTCAATTTCAAAAGAGCGATCGCCTACAGTATGGACGCCCTAATTCCAGGTTTTTACCCAGGCGCACTCCATAGTCATGCTGGTGTTGCGCTTACTAAGGGTTAGGCTTACCATTTTCAGCAGTTGATGAATCTTGTCTCTGCCATTTATTTAGTACATCCTTAACCAAGACTTCTCTTAGACAAATCTGGGTCACAATCAATAGTGGAATAGCGAGAAATAAGCCCAAGAAACCGAAAAAGCTAGCGAAAACTACCACTGCTAATATGGTGAACACTGGCATCAGATCCACCTCTTGCTTCATGATTAAGGGTACCAAAACCAGACTTTCAAACTGCTGAATTGCAATATATAGAAGTAGCACTGCACCTGCCTTCCAAGGTGCATCCAGCAAGGCAAGTAACATCGGTGGGACTACACTCAAGACGGGTCCGACATTGGGGATAAACTCTAATAAGCCTGCCAAAGCGGCATTGACAAACGGTAGTGGCACTCCTAAAACTGATAGACCAATAAAGGACACTACAGCAATGACGATCATCGCTAAGAGAGTGCCTCTAATCCAGCCAACCAAAGAGGTTTCACATTCAGACAGAATCTCATCGACTCGCCGCCGATAGAAGGCAGGAAATGCCAGGATAAAGATGCGGCGATATTGTGCAGGATTCGCCAAGAGCATGATGGTTACAACCAAGAACAGCAACAAGCTTACGAGAGCGGCAAGCGAGTTGTTGAGCAAGACAAAAAAGTTACCCAGCAACTGAGCTACCCAAGCTTGAAGTTGTTGAGCCAGAGTTTCAAATCCAGGAATATTCTCTAAAACTTGCCCAGGAATTTGAGTTTGTATCCATCCGTACCATGAACGCAGCCGTGCTGATACTGCTGGCAAGAGGTTGACCAATTCTTGCAATTGCTCAACAAGGCGCGGCACAATCACTGCAAAGAAGCCAGTTATAATTGCTAGTAAAAGCACAACTGTGATGGCAATAGCGATACCTCGCTTGATGCGGTATCGCTGAAATATTGCTACAAGCCGGTTTAAGATTGTTGCTAAGACTACAGCTGCAAATACCACTAAAACAACCTGGCGGATTTGCCACAGAATGTAAAGAGAGATAACAAGGGCGAGTAAACCGATCCATTGCCCAAAACGCACAACACTGCCTCCATCTTTTCGCTATTTCACGCGATCGTGCTGAATTTAATCTTTTCAAACTAGCTCTGTCGTCCTCCTTAAGAAAGCCTCTAAAGGGCTAGAGATGTCTCTGATGCCTGGCTCAGTCTTAGATATAGATTTAAGGGGTTTGACAGTAGAGGAATTTGATCTAAATAACTTTTTGCAGCAATAGATAGAAAAATGAAAAAAACACGTCCCAGCAACATATTGATGCGTATTTTTGTATCAGTTTTAATCCTCATGGCTATCTTCGTGATCGGCGCGATACTTTTTCACGTCTTTTAAGGGGCTAGGGAAAGCCCTTCAAGGCTGAGAAAGCCTGTTCAAGCATTCTCGCTTACGACCTCGCTAAAACCTACTTGCGTAGTTGTAAAGATTGATGGCTTTGCTGCTACAAACTTGAACACATATAGCAGTCTGGGTTTGATTTGTGGGGGAAAGCGTCCAGCCTCCATAGGCAAGATGCCTATGCCATATCTCACAACTTAATTTAGGATTGCTGCTATAGGACTGTTAATTTTATCTATCGGGAAGGCATTGTGGCAAGCTAAACAGCCTCCCTTGTTGCCACCAACTGTGACTGGAGAGCTTCGCTGTCACACTTTTTTTAAGTTTTCTATGCATCTAGCTCAATTCCTAGCCTAGATTTAAGCCGTTATCAATCCAGGCAATCGGTTAACTGTTGTTGCAGCTGGGTCGTATTTAAGTTACGCCCAATGAAAACTAGCTGATTACTGGGTGGACTAGACCACTCACTTGCATCGATGTCGTAACGTTTACCGCTCAGTTGAAAGATATGACGAGAGGTACTGTCACTAAACCAGAGGATTCCCTTCGCTCGAAATACATTTTCTGAC
This window of the Chroococcidiopsis sp. CCMEE 29 genome carries:
- a CDS encoding aldo/keto reductase, whose product is MTEKTTRRDFLMTSAAAAGGIVGTAALQQNLISSAKPAVQNSTDTAKPTATIPERALGRTGIKVPIFGLGGAGQTPLSWEGAEADAVAIIQRALELDIRYFDTAANYGPSEDYLGKVLPPHRSSLFLASKTDARDRDGAWRELERSLKRLKTDYLNLWQMHHVSFQEELDTIFGSNGAIQALEEAIQQKLVRFSGITGHHEPAVIAEGLRRYPFHTTLIPVNAADKHHPRPFLPVVLPIAQQQNVGVIAMKVPAYGRLFKPGGLDGMHQALGYVMSQPGVQCCVIAAETVAQLEHNISVAQAFQPLSAQELAAIEQRTAAVWEDNTFFRAWH
- a CDS encoding HdeD family acid-resistance protein, coding for MTTDISTDTKKRVNRSLLVGALLIGLGIAAIALPAFSTIVVESWIGLILISAGSAKLFYAFQTRDQGGFVWKLVLSILYIATGVMLFFYPLTGVLTLTLLLGSFLLTEGVFELILAFRLRPQQNWTWVLGDSIITLLLGGMIWFQWPFDAPWLIGTLVGASVLFTGISRVMLSLNMRSALDHPDQTSIRS
- a CDS encoding AI-2E family transporter; translated protein: MRFGQWIGLLALVISLYILWQIRQVVLVVFAAVVLATILNRLVAIFQRYRIKRGIAIAITVVLLLAIITGFFAVIVPRLVEQLQELVNLLPAVSARLRSWYGWIQTQIPGQVLENIPGFETLAQQLQAWVAQLLGNFFVLLNNSLAALVSLLLFLVVTIMLLANPAQYRRIFILAFPAFYRRRVDEILSECETSLVGWIRGTLLAMIVIAVVSFIGLSVLGVPLPFVNAALAGLLEFIPNVGPVLSVVPPMLLALLDAPWKAGAVLLLYIAIQQFESLVLVPLIMKQEVDLMPVFTILAVVVFASFFGFLGLFLAIPLLIVTQICLREVLVKDVLNKWQRQDSSTAENGKPNP